A part of Palaemon carinicauda isolate YSFRI2023 chromosome 8, ASM3689809v2, whole genome shotgun sequence genomic DNA contains:
- the LOC137645343 gene encoding uncharacterized protein, which produces MGMASNAIQQRLLENLSLDLPTAVKQVHALEMAQLHSTSYASETNTTVAALIDDQAKPEMDPNSFLIEMSDSPNPTGIVPDTLPQSTSASMVGAVVAAASPALQSVYRTVLPVRLNGGEALDGLVDTGAFKSFLDAKVTKAMNSVTCSSAVSGRVYPEFYLYLMDDCVAPIVLGHDFLQLHRQVSVDFGGTLPPLELNIQSPCALIEAQIEPPAIFDNLTVYCHPLQVKSRGYSKEDSKFIRKEVKRLLEEGIITPSRSSWRAQVVVFDQCDKKRLVIDYSQTINRFTNQIA; this is translated from the exons atgggtatggcatctaatgcaatccaacagagactgttagagaacttatccttggacttacCCACTGCTGTGAAACAGGTCCATGCACTAgaaatggctcaactgcactcaacgtcttatgcaagtgaaaccaacaccacagtggcagcattgatagatgatcaGGCAAAACCCGAAATGGATCCCAACAGTTTTCTGATCGAAATGAGTGATTCCCCTAATCCAA ctggaatagTCCCAGACACCCTTCCACAGTCCACCTCTGCTTCCATGGTTGGAGCCGTTgtggctgcagcttctcctgcactacAAAGTGTGTACAGAACTGTCCTACCTGTAAGACTGAACGGAGGCGAGGCTCTGGACGGGCTGGtcgacactggagcatttaaaagctttcTAGATGCCAAAGTAACTAaggctatgaactcagtgacttGTTCTTCAGctgtaagtggaagagtataccctgagttctaTCTGTACTTGATGGATGATTGCGTGGCTCCTATTgttttgggacatgacttcctacagttacacaggcaagtcagcgtagactttggtgggacgctACCGCCTTTAGAGCTAAACATCCAGTCACCTTGTGCACTGATAGAGgctcaaattgaaccgccagccatcttcgacaatctgacagtcTACTGTCACCCGCTACAGGTGAAATCCAGAGggtattccaaagaggactccAAGTTCATCAGgaaagaagtaaaaaggctgctagaggagggcatcatcacaccgagtcgcagttcgtggagagctcaagtggtagtTTTTGATCAGTGTGACAAGAAAAGATTAGTCATAGATTATTcgcaaaccataaacagattcaccaaccaAATTGCTTAG